From a region of the Takifugu flavidus isolate HTHZ2018 chromosome 18, ASM371156v2, whole genome shotgun sequence genome:
- the tfap4 gene encoding transcription factor AP-4 isoform X3: MKSGVINKGVCLSRKAFRYVPKPCLKREAEGSALAAFDGGSLGNVVLQFCMVSHLANIPLTPETARDQERRIRREIANSNERRRMQSINAGFQSLKTLIPHSDGEKLSKAAILQQTAEYIFTLEQEKTRLLQQNSQLKRIIQELSGSSPKRRRAEEKDEGIGSPDILEEEKSEDLRREMIELRQQLEKERSVRMMLEDQVLAPATPPAPTHHATVIVPAPVQAVLPHHVTVVTMGPSSVINTVSTSRQNLDTIVQAIQHIEGTQAKGCTGEEEQRRAVIVTSGRVLSDAAGSDTASNSDGPDDCSLP, translated from the exons ATGAAAAGTGGTGTTATTAATAAGGGGGTGTGTTTGTCGCGGAAGGCCTTTCGATACGTCCCCAAGCCTTGTTTGAAGAGGGAGGCGGAGGGATCTGCGCTTGCTGCCTTTGACGGGGGCagtctgggaaatgtagttctTCAATTCTGCATGGTGAGCCA TCTGGCCAACATTCCTTTGACTCCAGAAACAGCCCGGGACCAAGAGAGGCGAATTCGCAGAGAGATCGCCAACAGCAACGAGCGTCGGCGTATGCAGAGCATCAACGCTGGGTTCCAATCACTGAAAACGCTCATCCCACACAGTGATGGGGAGAAGCTCAGCAAG GCTGCCATTCTGCAACAGACGGCAGAATACATTTTCACCCTGGAGCAGGAAAAGACTCGACTGTTACAGCAGAACAGCCAGCTGAAGCGAATCATACAA GAGTTAAGTGGCTCCTCTCCAAAGAGGAGGCGCGCGGAGGAGAAGGATGAAGGCATCGGCTCACCAGATattctggaggaggaaaagtctGAGGACCTGAGGAGGGAGATGATCGAgttgaggcagcagctggagaaggagcgCTCAGTCAGGATGATGCTTGAAGATCAG GTTTTAGCGCCAGCAACACCCCCTGCTCCCACACACCATGCCACGGTCATCGTCCCAGCACCTGTCCAGGCCGTCCTGCCGCATCACGTCACCGTGGTAACCATGGGCCCGTCATCAGTTATCAACACGGTGTCCACGTCTCGGCAGAATCTGGACACTATTGTTCAA GCAATCCAGCACATCGAGGGCACCCAGGCGAAGGGTTGCACCggcgaggaggagcagcggaggGCGGTCATCGTCACATCAGGGCGCGTCCTGTCTGATGCCGCTGGCTCGGACACGGCCTCAAACAGCGACGGGCCCGACGACTGCTCGCTGCCATGA
- the tfap4 gene encoding transcription factor AP-4 isoform X2 — MEYFMVPAQKVPSLQHFRKTEKEVIGGLCSLANIPLTPETARDQERRIRREIANSNERRRMQSINAGFQSLKTLIPHSDGEKLSKAAILQQTAEYIFTLEQEKTRLLQQNSQLKRIIQELSGSSPKRRRAEEKDEGIGSPDILEEEKSEDLRREMIELRQQLEKERSVRMMLEDQIRALDAQLYPEKLKAIAQQAQSQNLVHLQPQSQLERDLTPVHSPQVLAPATPPAPTHHATVIVPAPVQAVLPHHVTVVTMGPSSVINTVSTSRQNLDTIVQAIQHIEGTQAKGCTGEEEQRRAVIVTSGRVLSDAAGSDTASNSDGPDDCSLP, encoded by the exons ATGGAGTATTTCATGGTACCAGCTCAGAAGGTGCCCTCCTTGCAACATTTCAGGAAGACGGAGAAAGAAGTGATTGGAGGTCTTTGTAG TCTGGCCAACATTCCTTTGACTCCAGAAACAGCCCGGGACCAAGAGAGGCGAATTCGCAGAGAGATCGCCAACAGCAACGAGCGTCGGCGTATGCAGAGCATCAACGCTGGGTTCCAATCACTGAAAACGCTCATCCCACACAGTGATGGGGAGAAGCTCAGCAAG GCTGCCATTCTGCAACAGACGGCAGAATACATTTTCACCCTGGAGCAGGAAAAGACTCGACTGTTACAGCAGAACAGCCAGCTGAAGCGAATCATACAA GAGTTAAGTGGCTCCTCTCCAAAGAGGAGGCGCGCGGAGGAGAAGGATGAAGGCATCGGCTCACCAGATattctggaggaggaaaagtctGAGGACCTGAGGAGGGAGATGATCGAgttgaggcagcagctggagaaggagcgCTCAGTCAGGATGATGCTTGAAGATCAG ATTCGTGCCCTGGATGCTCAGTTGTACCCAGAGAAGCTAAAGGCAATTGCCCAGCAGGCCCAATCACAAAACCTGGTTCATCTGCAACCACAGAGCCAGCTGGAGAGGGACCTGACTCCAGTCCATAGCCCACAG GTTTTAGCGCCAGCAACACCCCCTGCTCCCACACACCATGCCACGGTCATCGTCCCAGCACCTGTCCAGGCCGTCCTGCCGCATCACGTCACCGTGGTAACCATGGGCCCGTCATCAGTTATCAACACGGTGTCCACGTCTCGGCAGAATCTGGACACTATTGTTCAA GCAATCCAGCACATCGAGGGCACCCAGGCGAAGGGTTGCACCggcgaggaggagcagcggaggGCGGTCATCGTCACATCAGGGCGCGTCCTGTCTGATGCCGCTGGCTCGGACACGGCCTCAAACAGCGACGGGCCCGACGACTGCTCGCTGCCATGA
- the tfap4 gene encoding transcription factor AP-4 isoform X1 translates to MVSHLANIPLTPETARDQERRIRREIANSNERRRMQSINAGFQSLKTLIPHSDGEKLSKAAILQQTAEYIFTLEQEKTRLLQQNSQLKRIIQELSGSSPKRRRAEEKDEGIGSPDILEEEKSEDLRREMIELRQQLEKERSVRMMLEDQIRALDAQLYPEKLKAIAQQAQSQNLVHLQPQSQLERDLTPVHSPQVLAPATPPAPTHHATVIVPAPVQAVLPHHVTVVTMGPSSVINTVSTSRQNLDTIVQAIQHIEGTQAKGCTGEEEQRRAVIVTSGRVLSDAAGSDTASNSDGPDDCSLP, encoded by the exons ATGGTGAGCCA TCTGGCCAACATTCCTTTGACTCCAGAAACAGCCCGGGACCAAGAGAGGCGAATTCGCAGAGAGATCGCCAACAGCAACGAGCGTCGGCGTATGCAGAGCATCAACGCTGGGTTCCAATCACTGAAAACGCTCATCCCACACAGTGATGGGGAGAAGCTCAGCAAG GCTGCCATTCTGCAACAGACGGCAGAATACATTTTCACCCTGGAGCAGGAAAAGACTCGACTGTTACAGCAGAACAGCCAGCTGAAGCGAATCATACAA GAGTTAAGTGGCTCCTCTCCAAAGAGGAGGCGCGCGGAGGAGAAGGATGAAGGCATCGGCTCACCAGATattctggaggaggaaaagtctGAGGACCTGAGGAGGGAGATGATCGAgttgaggcagcagctggagaaggagcgCTCAGTCAGGATGATGCTTGAAGATCAG ATTCGTGCCCTGGATGCTCAGTTGTACCCAGAGAAGCTAAAGGCAATTGCCCAGCAGGCCCAATCACAAAACCTGGTTCATCTGCAACCACAGAGCCAGCTGGAGAGGGACCTGACTCCAGTCCATAGCCCACAG GTTTTAGCGCCAGCAACACCCCCTGCTCCCACACACCATGCCACGGTCATCGTCCCAGCACCTGTCCAGGCCGTCCTGCCGCATCACGTCACCGTGGTAACCATGGGCCCGTCATCAGTTATCAACACGGTGTCCACGTCTCGGCAGAATCTGGACACTATTGTTCAA GCAATCCAGCACATCGAGGGCACCCAGGCGAAGGGTTGCACCggcgaggaggagcagcggaggGCGGTCATCGTCACATCAGGGCGCGTCCTGTCTGATGCCGCTGGCTCGGACACGGCCTCAAACAGCGACGGGCCCGACGACTGCTCGCTGCCATGA
- the tfap4 gene encoding transcription factor AP-4 isoform X4, with protein sequence MQSINAGFQSLKTLIPHSDGEKLSKAAILQQTAEYIFTLEQEKTRLLQQNSQLKRIIQELSGSSPKRRRAEEKDEGIGSPDILEEEKSEDLRREMIELRQQLEKERSVRMMLEDQIRALDAQLYPEKLKAIAQQAQSQNLVHLQPQSQLERDLTPVHSPQVLAPATPPAPTHHATVIVPAPVQAVLPHHVTVVTMGPSSVINTVSTSRQNLDTIVQAIQHIEGTQAKGCTGEEEQRRAVIVTSGRVLSDAAGSDTASNSDGPDDCSLP encoded by the exons ATGCAGAGCATCAACGCTGGGTTCCAATCACTGAAAACGCTCATCCCACACAGTGATGGGGAGAAGCTCAGCAAG GCTGCCATTCTGCAACAGACGGCAGAATACATTTTCACCCTGGAGCAGGAAAAGACTCGACTGTTACAGCAGAACAGCCAGCTGAAGCGAATCATACAA GAGTTAAGTGGCTCCTCTCCAAAGAGGAGGCGCGCGGAGGAGAAGGATGAAGGCATCGGCTCACCAGATattctggaggaggaaaagtctGAGGACCTGAGGAGGGAGATGATCGAgttgaggcagcagctggagaaggagcgCTCAGTCAGGATGATGCTTGAAGATCAG ATTCGTGCCCTGGATGCTCAGTTGTACCCAGAGAAGCTAAAGGCAATTGCCCAGCAGGCCCAATCACAAAACCTGGTTCATCTGCAACCACAGAGCCAGCTGGAGAGGGACCTGACTCCAGTCCATAGCCCACAG GTTTTAGCGCCAGCAACACCCCCTGCTCCCACACACCATGCCACGGTCATCGTCCCAGCACCTGTCCAGGCCGTCCTGCCGCATCACGTCACCGTGGTAACCATGGGCCCGTCATCAGTTATCAACACGGTGTCCACGTCTCGGCAGAATCTGGACACTATTGTTCAA GCAATCCAGCACATCGAGGGCACCCAGGCGAAGGGTTGCACCggcgaggaggagcagcggaggGCGGTCATCGTCACATCAGGGCGCGTCCTGTCTGATGCCGCTGGCTCGGACACGGCCTCAAACAGCGACGGGCCCGACGACTGCTCGCTGCCATGA